The genomic region AAGGCCGAGCGGGCGTCGGAAGCCAGCAGCAAGCATTCGGAAAGCATGAAAGCGCCGATTCTCTGCCTGTACGGCCCTCCGGGCGTCGGGAAGACCTCGCTGGGCCGGTCCGTGGCCAAGGCGCTGGGCCGGAAATACATCCGGATGGCGCTCGGCGGCGTACACGATGAAGCCGAAATCCGGGGTCACCGCAAAACCTACATCGGGGCCATGCCCGGCAAGGTGCTTCAAAACATCAAGAAAGCGGATACCTCGAACCCGGTTTTCATTCTGGACGAAATCGACAAGGTAAGCTCCGATTTCCGGGGCGACCCGTCGGCGGCGCTGCTGGAAGTGCTGGACCCCGAGCAGAACTCGACGTTCATGGACAATTACCTCGACGTGGAATACGACCTGTCGAAGGTGCTGTTCATCGCTACGGCCAACTCGCTCGACACCATCCACCCGGCACTCCGCGACCGGATGGAAATCATCGACATCACGGGCTATACGGTAGAAGAAAAAATTCAGATCGCCAAAAAATACCTCTTCCCGAAGCAGCGGCGCGAACACGGGCTCGGCCCCAAAGACCTGAGCATCGACGATAAAGCCATTCAGCGCATCATCGAAGGCTACACCCGCGAATCGGGCGTCCGGAATCTGGAACAGAAAGTAGGCGCGCTGGTGCGGAAGATCGCCAAATCGGTCGCGATGGGCGAAGAATACACCAAAAACATCAAGGTAGCCGACATTCCGAAATTGCTCGGAGCCGAGATTTTCGACCGGGACCTGTACGCCGAAGACGAAGTGGCCGGTGTCGTAACGGGCCTTGCCTGGACGCAGGTAGGCGGCGAGATTCTGTTTATCGAATCCAGCCTCAGCCGCGGCAAAGGCAGCCTCACGCTTTCGGGCCAACTCGGCGACGTAATGAAGGAGTCGGCCATTACAGCCCTGTCGTACCTGAAAGCCCATGCCGACGAATTCGGCATCGACTACCGGGTGTTCGGCAGCTACGACCTGCACATCCACATTCCGGCCGGGGCGGTGCCGAAAGATGGCCCGTCGGCGGGCATTACGATGCTGACGTCCATCGCCTCCATCTACACCCAGCGGCGCGTAAAACCGTATCTGGCCATGACCGGCGAGATCACCCTGCGCGGCAAGGTGCTGCCGGTGGGCGGTATCAAGGAAAAAATCCTGGCGGCCAACCGGGCGGGCGTGCGCGACATCATCATGTGCTCCAAAAACCGAAAGGACGTGGAGGAAATCAATCAGGACTACATCAAAGGGCTGACGATTCACTACGTCGATACGGTCAATCAGGTGCTGGACATTGCGCTGCTGCCGGAACAGGTAAGCCGGCCGATGAAGTTTGTGTTTCCGGAGGAGAAAGAATTAGAGAAGTCGTACTAAGATTATATTTCTCGCAGATTGTCGCGGATTTGAGTCGCAGATTACAGCAGATTTATTTCTGCGAGCATCTGCGTCCACCATCGGCGACAATCTGCGAGAACTTTTTTATCCCATGCTGCCCGAATCCTTCCGCACCCGCATGCAGGCCCAGTTGGCCGACGAGTTTCCCGCTTTTGAAGCCGCCCTTCAGCAACCGGCTCCGGTCAGCATTCGACTCAATCCGCAAAAGCCCGCCCTGAATACGGAAGGTCTACAGCCCGTTCCCTGGTGCGAAGGCGGCTTCTACCTGCCCGAACGCCCCGTCTTCACGCTCGATCCGCTATTTCAGGCGGGGGCGTACTATGTGCAGGAGGCATCTTCCATGCTCATTGCGGAGGCTGTGAAGCAGCACGCCAAACTCACCCGGTCGCTGCGGGCGCTGGATCTGTGCGGGGCTCCCGGCGGAAAAAGTACCTTGCTGGCTTCGCTGCTGTCCAACGACAGTCTGCTGGTAACCAACGAAGTGATTCGCAGCCGGGTGCCGGTCCTGCGGGAAAATATCGAGAAATGGGGCTACCCGAACTTCCTCATCAGCAACCACGACCCGGAAGACTTTGCCCCGCTGGAAGGTTTCTTTGATCTGGTGCTGGTGGACGCGCCCTGCTCCGGCGAAGGGCTGTTCCGCCGGGACCCGGGCGCCATGAACGAATGGTCGGAGGCCGCCGTCCAGCTTTGCGCCGGTCGCCAGCAGCGCATCCTGACCGCCGCCGTCCCGCTGGTGATGGAAGGCGGGCTTCTGCTCTACAGCACCTGCACCTACAACGACGAAGAAAACCTCAACAACGCCGACTGGCTGGCCGCGCAGGGCTTCGAAGCCCTGTCTCTGACGCTTCCCGCCGAATGGGGCATCGTCGAAAAACGGTCCAACAAGGCGGTGGGCTACCAGTGCTATCCGCACCGCGTCGCCGGGGAGGGATTCTTTTTAAGCATTTTTCGCCGGAAAACGGGCCCCGTGTTTCATGCGCCCACGCCCCGGCAGTTCAAGTCGATCAAGGCCCTGCCGAACAGACAGGTCACGGCGGCGCAAGCCTTTCTGCAAAACCCCGCCCAGTTTGAGCTGTTCGCCAAGCCGAACGGAGATGTGATGGCGATTCCCAAAAAACTGACCGAGCCGCTGCGGCATCTGGATGTGGCGCTGCGCAACAAAGGTTTCGGGCTGGAAATGGGCCTCTTCAAAGGAACGGATTTCGTCCCGGCGCACGCCCTGGCCCTGAGTACGGCCGTTACGAAAGACGTGGCCGGCGTGGACCTGAACCGGGAGGAGGCGTTGCGGTATTTTAAAAAAGAAAACTTAGTATTGCAGGAGTCGGTCAAAGGCTGGCTGGTCGCCCGGTATGAGGGGTTAAATCTGGGCTGGATGAAGGGTGTGGGCACCCGGGTGAACAACTACCTGCCCAAAGACTGGCGGATTCGCATGGAGATTGAGTAAGTCCGGGCTCTGCCGGGCGTTTGTGTATACCTTCCATCCTAACTCTCCGGGCCAGACAACCGGGTTACGTCCATGATACGCTTCCTGCAGAACCTCGGCCTCCTGCTGGCCGCCTTCGTCATCGCTTATTTTCTCGGTCCCCGCGCTCCCAAAGCCGCCCTGTCGGACGTTTCTGCAACGGTTAGCGCCAATCTGCTTCAACTGGAAAAAGAGATAGCAGATGCGGAGCGGAAAGCGGGCGTCCGGCCCGATAACGAAGCCCGTATTTTCTGGGCCGACAGCCTCCGGCGGCACAAAACGCCGTACAGCTTTGTCTATCTACACGGTTTTTCGGCGAGCTGGGCGGAAGGCGACCCCGTACACCGGCAACTGGCCCGGCACTTCGGGGCCAACCTGTACGTGGCCCGACTGGCGGGGCACGGCCTGCAATCGCCGGATGCTCTCAAAAACCTGACCCCGGCCGAGTACGTGGCCTCCGCCGAGCAGGCCCTGGCCGTCGGCAAAGCACTGGGCGACAAGGTAGTTCTGATTGGAACGTCGGCGGGCGGCATGCTTTCCTTGTTTCTGGCCGCCCGGCATCCCGAAATCAGTGGGCTGGTGCTGTATTCGCCCTGTATTGAGGTCGCCAATCCGGCCCTGAAGCTGGTGACCGGCCCCTGGGGCAGGCAGATTCTGCGTCAGGTGAACGGCTCCGACTACCTGAGCACTACCCGCTACAAACCCGACCGGGCGCGCTACTGGTACGCCCAATACCACGCCAACGGCCTCGTGACGCTGCAGACCCTGCTGGACGCGTACATGACCGACGAAACCTTCGAAAAGATAAACCAGCCGGTCTTTCTGGGCTATTATTACAAAGACGACGAACACCAGGACAAGGTCGTATCGGTCGCCGCCATGCTGGAGATGTATGAGGGGCTGGGCACGAAAAGCGCGAACAAACGCAAAGCGGCCTTTCCGGAAGCGGGCGAACACGTCATTGCTTCCCACTTTACGTCGGGCGACCTCAACGGCGTTTACCGGGAGTCCGAACGCTTCCTGAGCGAAGTGCTCCAGCTGCAACCCGTACAACAACCACTGGCCTCGTTGGCATTACAGAAAAAAAAGTAATTAACTTTGAGCGCTAAAATGAATATTCACCGCGGCGTCGGACCGCAATGGATGATGGATCATGAATCGTAAAGGGTCTCGAAGCCCTCACTTTTCATTCTTCATTTTTCATTTTTCATTGAAAAAATGGCCTACGGACTACTGAAAGGAAAGCGCGGAATCATCACCGGCGCGCTGGATGACAAATCAATTGCGTGGAAAGTCGCGCAGAAAGCGAAAGAAGAAGGAGCGATTTTCACGCTCTCCAACGCCCCGATTGCCATGCGCATGGGTGCCATCAAACAACTCGCTGACGAGTGCGAAGCGGAAATCATCCCGGCGGACGCGACCAGTGTAGACGATATTCAGAAGCTGTACACGCAATCCATGGACGTGCTGGGCGGAAAAATTGACTTCGTGCTGCACTCCATCGGCATGTCGCCCAACATCCGGAAAAACAAGCCGTACAGCGAACTGAACTACGAATGGTATCAGAAAAGCATCGACGTGTCGGCCCTGTCGTTCCACAAAATGATGCATGTGGCTTACGAGATGGACGCCCTTAACGAATGGGGTTCGTTTGTGGCCCTGACCTACATTGCGGCGCAGCGGACGTTCCCGTTCTACACGGATATGGCCGATGCCAAAGCGGTGCTGGAGTCCATCGCCCGCAGCTTCGGCTACCACTACGGCATGAAAAAGAAAGTACGGGTGAATACCGTGTCCCAGTCGCCGACCATGACCACGGCGGGTTCGGGCGTGGGCGGCTTCGACCAGTTCTTCAGCTACTCGGACGCCATGTCGCCGCTGGGGAACGCAACGGCCGACGAATGCGCCGATTACGTCATCACCCTGTTCTCGGACCTGACCCGGAAAGTGACGATGCAGAACCTCTTCCACGACGGCGGTTTCTCGTCGACGGGTATGTCCGAGGCTGTTATCGACATGATCAAAGGCCAGCAGCAGAAGTAGTGTTGGGCGGGAAACTGTTAGACAAAAGAAAAAAGACTAGTGGCGGCGGGCCGGATTCTGGGAGAGTCCGGCCCGTTGCTTTTGGTATGGGAGAAATCAACAGGGCGCGACTTTAGGAAGTAAATGACGCTGATTATGAAACGCTTTGCCGCTTTGCTTCTCCCCCTGAT from Tellurirhabdus rosea harbors:
- the lon gene encoding endopeptidase La, whose amino-acid sequence is MNFRRSQDTQLWLAQSDFDDNLEMIPLGSAEDADDDYVVPNELPILPVRNTVLFPGMVIPVTVGRQKSIKLVKKAYKGNRIIGVVAQSNQQKDEPTAEDLYRLGTVAYIIKMISLPDGNITIIIQGKKRFEIEEYLQEEPFLTATVRQIDDHFPNPNKKESKALIQSVKESAYKIMRLNPEIPQEARIALDNIESPTFLIHFLSANTNADVAEKQKLLESLEGAKQATMLLEHMMREIQLLELKREIQTKASSDIDQQQRDYFLRQQIKVLQDELGMESPDRDLEEIRMKAARKKWPDAVRMHFERELSKLQRINPMAPEYPVTMNYIELMVDLPWGEYSKDNFDLKRAQKILDTDHFGLEKVKERIVEYLAVLKLKAERASEASSKHSESMKAPILCLYGPPGVGKTSLGRSVAKALGRKYIRMALGGVHDEAEIRGHRKTYIGAMPGKVLQNIKKADTSNPVFILDEIDKVSSDFRGDPSAALLEVLDPEQNSTFMDNYLDVEYDLSKVLFIATANSLDTIHPALRDRMEIIDITGYTVEEKIQIAKKYLFPKQRREHGLGPKDLSIDDKAIQRIIEGYTRESGVRNLEQKVGALVRKIAKSVAMGEEYTKNIKVADIPKLLGAEIFDRDLYAEDEVAGVVTGLAWTQVGGEILFIESSLSRGKGSLTLSGQLGDVMKESAITALSYLKAHADEFGIDYRVFGSYDLHIHIPAGAVPKDGPSAGITMLTSIASIYTQRRVKPYLAMTGEITLRGKVLPVGGIKEKILAANRAGVRDIIMCSKNRKDVEEINQDYIKGLTIHYVDTVNQVLDIALLPEQVSRPMKFVFPEEKELEKSY
- a CDS encoding alpha/beta hydrolase — encoded protein: MIRFLQNLGLLLAAFVIAYFLGPRAPKAALSDVSATVSANLLQLEKEIADAERKAGVRPDNEARIFWADSLRRHKTPYSFVYLHGFSASWAEGDPVHRQLARHFGANLYVARLAGHGLQSPDALKNLTPAEYVASAEQALAVGKALGDKVVLIGTSAGGMLSLFLAARHPEISGLVLYSPCIEVANPALKLVTGPWGRQILRQVNGSDYLSTTRYKPDRARYWYAQYHANGLVTLQTLLDAYMTDETFEKINQPVFLGYYYKDDEHQDKVVSVAAMLEMYEGLGTKSANKRKAAFPEAGEHVIASHFTSGDLNGVYRESERFLSEVLQLQPVQQPLASLALQKKK
- a CDS encoding enoyl-ACP reductase FabI — protein: MAYGLLKGKRGIITGALDDKSIAWKVAQKAKEEGAIFTLSNAPIAMRMGAIKQLADECEAEIIPADATSVDDIQKLYTQSMDVLGGKIDFVLHSIGMSPNIRKNKPYSELNYEWYQKSIDVSALSFHKMMHVAYEMDALNEWGSFVALTYIAAQRTFPFYTDMADAKAVLESIARSFGYHYGMKKKVRVNTVSQSPTMTTAGSGVGGFDQFFSYSDAMSPLGNATADECADYVITLFSDLTRKVTMQNLFHDGGFSSTGMSEAVIDMIKGQQQK
- a CDS encoding methyltransferase RsmF C-terminal domain-like protein, whose translation is MLPESFRTRMQAQLADEFPAFEAALQQPAPVSIRLNPQKPALNTEGLQPVPWCEGGFYLPERPVFTLDPLFQAGAYYVQEASSMLIAEAVKQHAKLTRSLRALDLCGAPGGKSTLLASLLSNDSLLVTNEVIRSRVPVLRENIEKWGYPNFLISNHDPEDFAPLEGFFDLVLVDAPCSGEGLFRRDPGAMNEWSEAAVQLCAGRQQRILTAAVPLVMEGGLLLYSTCTYNDEENLNNADWLAAQGFEALSLTLPAEWGIVEKRSNKAVGYQCYPHRVAGEGFFLSIFRRKTGPVFHAPTPRQFKSIKALPNRQVTAAQAFLQNPAQFELFAKPNGDVMAIPKKLTEPLRHLDVALRNKGFGLEMGLFKGTDFVPAHALALSTAVTKDVAGVDLNREEALRYFKKENLVLQESVKGWLVARYEGLNLGWMKGVGTRVNNYLPKDWRIRMEIE